From one uncultured Paludibacter sp. genomic stretch:
- a CDS encoding hypothetical protein (Evidence 5 : Unknown function) has product MQKKMIMFVSQLSYATEFTNYTVMWCECVCFGTRRVENRHYCL; this is encoded by the coding sequence ATGCAAAAAAAAATGATTATGTTTGTGTCTCAATTAAGCTATGCAACGGAGTTTACTAATTATACTGTTATGTGGTGTGAGTGTGTTTGTTTCGGCACAAGACGGGTCGAAAACAGACACTATTGTTTATAA
- a CDS encoding conserved exported hypothetical protein (Evidence 4 : Unknown function but conserved in other organisms), translating into MKTTKVLSVLFVIFILYNCSKPALKTEYESYATDSVVSSSESDKSGFVSSSAAVENNKDAEHKFVRTADLKFKVKSVLKSTYNIEDITVREGGFVTLSNLNSQKNETKTTAISFDSTLETTYFTVSNTMTIRIPNVKLDTVLKQIANNIEYLDFRIIKADDVRLQLLSNDLAQKRSAKHEERLTKAIDNQGKKLYETSDAEENLVNVQEQADNAKVANLSLNDQIKYSTVNIEIYQRETVKREIYANEKNISEYTPGFGFKLWDAIKYGWSIIQSIIVFFVQFWTLFLLFGIGYFIYKKIKINNKEKNTEK; encoded by the coding sequence ATGAAAACAACAAAAGTTTTATCGGTTTTATTTGTCATTTTTATTCTTTACAACTGTTCCAAACCTGCATTAAAGACTGAATATGAATCTTATGCAACGGATAGCGTTGTATCTTCATCAGAATCTGACAAAAGTGGATTTGTATCATCGAGTGCGGCGGTAGAAAATAATAAAGACGCGGAACACAAATTTGTAAGAACGGCTGATTTAAAGTTCAAGGTAAAGAGCGTTCTTAAATCAACTTACAACATTGAGGATATTACGGTTCGCGAAGGCGGTTTTGTGACTTTAAGCAATTTGAACAGTCAAAAAAACGAGACTAAAACAACTGCCATAAGTTTTGATTCAACACTTGAAACCACATATTTTACCGTTTCAAATACGATGACTATTCGTATTCCGAACGTAAAATTAGATACGGTTCTAAAACAAATTGCCAATAATATAGAGTATCTTGATTTTAGAATAATTAAAGCCGACGATGTAAGATTGCAATTGCTCTCCAATGATTTAGCACAAAAACGCTCAGCGAAACACGAAGAAAGACTTACAAAAGCAATTGATAATCAAGGAAAAAAACTATACGAAACTTCTGATGCTGAAGAAAATTTGGTAAACGTTCAGGAACAAGCCGATAATGCTAAAGTTGCCAATCTTTCGCTTAATGATCAAATTAAATACAGTACGGTAAATATTGAAATTTATCAACGCGAAACGGTTAAAAGAGAGATTTACGCCAACGAAAAAAATATCAGCGAATATACTCCGGGATTTGGTTTTAAATTATGGGATGCCATAAAATACGGATGGAGCATTATTCAGTCTATCATTGTATTTTTTGTACAATTCTGGACATTATTCTTGTTATTTGGCATAGGATATTTTATTTATAAGAAAATTAAAATCAATAATAAAGAGAAAAATACAGAAAAATAG
- the gcvT gene encoding Aminomethyltransferase has translation MKTTPFTDIHIALGAKMHEFAGYNMPIEYSGINDEHITVRNGVGVFDVSHMGEIWVKGPKALDFLQKITSNDVSKLNIGQAQYSCFPNGKGGIVDDILVYHFEPEKYMLVVNASNVEKDWNWLVKNNTEGAELENASDWMAQLAVQGPKAVEVLQKLTSVNLSDIAYYHFSTGEFAGVKNVILSNTGYTGAGGFELYFYPENGKQIWDAVFEAGKEFGIKPIGLGARDTLRLEKGFCLYGNDIDDTTSPMEAGLGWITKFADNKKNMIDRELLEKQKTEGVLRKLVRFELKERGIPRHGYEIVNANDEVIGQVTSGTMLPGSKTGIGMGYVNAPYFKGEESVFVKIRNKNFEAEIVK, from the coding sequence ATGAAAACAACTCCATTTACAGATATTCACATAGCTTTAGGAGCAAAAATGCACGAATTTGCCGGTTATAATATGCCGATTGAATATAGCGGAATTAACGATGAACACATTACCGTACGTAACGGTGTAGGCGTATTTGACGTATCGCACATGGGCGAAATTTGGGTAAAAGGACCGAAAGCACTGGACTTTCTGCAAAAAATAACTTCGAACGATGTTTCGAAACTTAACATTGGACAAGCCCAATATTCTTGTTTTCCAAATGGTAAAGGCGGAATTGTGGACGATATTTTGGTTTATCATTTTGAACCCGAAAAATATATGTTGGTAGTAAATGCATCCAATGTGGAAAAAGATTGGAATTGGCTGGTGAAAAATAATACGGAAGGAGCAGAACTTGAAAACGCCTCGGATTGGATGGCTCAACTTGCGGTACAAGGACCAAAAGCTGTTGAAGTATTGCAAAAACTTACTTCCGTAAATCTTTCTGATATAGCTTATTATCATTTTTCGACTGGAGAATTTGCAGGAGTGAAAAACGTGATTTTATCTAATACAGGTTATACCGGAGCAGGTGGTTTTGAACTTTATTTTTATCCTGAAAACGGAAAACAAATTTGGGATGCTGTGTTTGAAGCCGGCAAAGAATTCGGCATTAAGCCTATCGGACTTGGCGCACGCGACACGTTACGACTGGAAAAAGGTTTTTGTCTTTACGGAAATGATATAGATGACACAACTTCGCCTATGGAAGCCGGTTTAGGTTGGATTACAAAGTTTGCCGATAATAAAAAGAATATGATTGACCGCGAACTGCTTGAAAAACAAAAAACCGAAGGAGTTTTACGTAAATTAGTTCGCTTTGAGTTAAAAGAACGCGGCATTCCCCGCCACGGATATGAAATTGTAAACGCAAACGATGAAGTTATCGGACAAGTTACATCAGGCACAATGCTTCCGGGAAGTAAAACGGGCATTGGAATGGGCTATGTAAATGCGCCTTATTTTAAAGGAGAAGAATCTGTTTTTGTGAAAATCCGCAATAAAAATTTCGAAGCGGAAATAGTAAAATAA
- the pepT gene encoding peptidase T (Evidence 2a : Function from experimental evidences in other organisms; PubMedId : 1939142; Product type e : enzyme): MNMTIVERFLKYVSFTTTSDENTNLTPSTPGQMVFAHYLVDELKSIGLQEVELDENGYIMATLPANTDKNVPTIGFVAHMDTSPDMSGKNVKPRIVENYDGKNILLNEEKNIVFETEKYPEILQYKGQDIIVTDGTTLLGADDKAGIAEIVTAMEYLIAHPEIKHGKIRVGFTPDEEIGQGADHFDVPKFNAEWAYTMDGGQIGELEFENFNAASAKITITGLNVHPGYAKHKMKNSMRIAMQFVNMLPRSETPEHTEGYEGFYHLTNVEGTVEQTKLSYIIRDHDRDRFERRKKEMQHLANKINAEFGEGTAFIELKDQYYNMREKVEPVMHIVDLAFEAMKANEVEPLVKPIRGGTDGARLSFEGLPCPNIFAGGHNFHGRFEYLPIPSMEKAMMVIVKIVEILEKKS, from the coding sequence ATGAATATGACTATAGTTGAAAGATTTCTGAAGTATGTAAGCTTTACTACTACTTCCGATGAAAACACCAACCTAACTCCAAGTACTCCGGGTCAAATGGTTTTTGCGCATTATTTAGTTGATGAACTTAAATCCATTGGTTTACAGGAAGTTGAATTAGACGAAAACGGTTATATAATGGCTACGCTTCCCGCAAATACCGATAAAAATGTTCCTACTATCGGTTTTGTTGCACATATGGATACCAGTCCCGATATGAGTGGAAAAAACGTAAAACCACGTATTGTTGAAAATTACGATGGTAAAAACATATTACTCAATGAAGAAAAAAATATTGTTTTTGAGACTGAAAAATATCCCGAAATTCTTCAATATAAAGGACAAGATATTATAGTTACCGATGGAACCACACTTCTTGGCGCTGATGATAAAGCCGGAATTGCCGAAATTGTAACTGCAATGGAATACTTAATTGCCCATCCTGAAATCAAACATGGAAAAATTCGGGTTGGTTTTACTCCCGACGAAGAAATCGGTCAAGGCGCCGATCATTTCGATGTACCGAAATTCAATGCCGAATGGGCTTACACAATGGACGGAGGACAAATTGGAGAATTGGAATTTGAAAATTTCAACGCTGCTTCGGCAAAAATTACAATAACAGGATTAAATGTACATCCCGGTTATGCAAAACATAAAATGAAAAATTCTATGCGCATCGCTATGCAGTTTGTAAATATGCTTCCGCGCAGTGAAACTCCTGAACACACCGAAGGTTACGAAGGTTTCTATCACCTAACAAACGTAGAAGGAACTGTGGAACAAACCAAACTCAGTTACATCATCCGCGACCACGACCGCGACCGCTTTGAACGTCGTAAAAAAGAAATGCAACATTTGGCTAACAAAATCAATGCTGAATTTGGTGAAGGCACAGCATTTATTGAATTAAAAGACCAATATTACAATATGCGTGAAAAGGTGGAACCAGTAATGCACATTGTTGATTTGGCATTTGAAGCAATGAAAGCTAACGAAGTTGAACCGTTAGTAAAACCAATCAGAGGTGGAACAGACGGAGCACGCTTATCTTTTGAAGGACTTCCCTGCCCCAATATCTTTGCCGGCGGACATAATTTTCACGGACGTTTTGAATACCTTCCTATCCCATCTATGGAAAAAGCAATGATGGTAATTGTGAAAATTGTTGAAATTTTAGAGAAAAAATCGTGA
- a CDS encoding conserved exported hypothetical protein (Evidence 4 : Unknown function but conserved in other organisms) gives MQRSLLIILLCGVSVFVSAQDGSKTDTIVYNAMNAAEKTSKLIENYDAETYMRTYILTLKKNFLYKYAYLIPDFVLYDRKNNEAVIETFNTVHFQYPNNYEYEVKNINGTLTSKKDILMLPFNFLNINVYDITTNDGSFIMPIRFETRKYYRYRYQNTFSENGKTYYTIQFLPVYSSSKLLKGSFTVEDETWRITDFFGIGNDLFVDFSFNIKMGKNSLEKYLPVEFQIYRTHLFMGNKIQNRYLASIDYTNIQEKENISKTNKFDIGNRYKLRLDSVPIISEKDFWNKKRKTALYNKEQALLEKIEKSQEEVVKSNEASDSVSSNHKRMQLIAQSIISEKKYHYKKTDIHYSGFLNPWLLSYSTQDGLNYRFRLSFDTHLIRHKSLEVSTSFGYAFKYRDLVTDMSMAFNYNTSRFGNVSFSAGKGNNAFSSLFLLEVQDSLRNKGLKFEDVFLNYYKDYYYRLYNNIEIVNGFQVRTGVDYHIRQANKKTNLNYLSQGDENELLDKRYYFVPTIRFTWTPAQYYRREGYQKIYEHSNYPTFKAEYAHCFNNVLGSNSEYDRFEFDISHKIPIGLLQFLQYHVGTGFYARQKTEYFTDFTYFARYNIPETWKDGIGGVFNLLPYSVYNASTSYAQAHIMYETPFFIFTLLPKLSRGMLSERVYLSQLYTPYIVSYSEIGYGIGNRFVNAAFFGSFHKLNFLQVGVKVVFLLPR, from the coding sequence ATGCAACGGAGTTTACTAATTATACTGTTATGTGGTGTGAGTGTGTTTGTTTCGGCACAAGACGGGTCGAAAACAGACACTATTGTTTATAATGCTATGAATGCCGCCGAAAAAACCAGTAAACTTATTGAAAATTACGATGCAGAAACATATATGCGTACTTATATTCTTACTTTAAAGAAAAATTTTCTTTATAAATACGCTTATCTTATTCCTGATTTTGTACTTTACGACCGTAAAAACAATGAAGCCGTAATAGAAACATTCAACACGGTTCATTTTCAGTATCCGAATAATTATGAGTATGAGGTGAAAAATATAAACGGAACATTAACTTCTAAAAAAGACATTTTGATGCTTCCATTTAATTTTCTGAATATCAATGTGTACGATATAACGACTAATGATGGAAGTTTTATAATGCCTATTCGTTTTGAAACACGGAAATATTATAGATATCGTTATCAAAATACTTTTTCAGAAAATGGAAAAACATATTATACCATTCAGTTTCTACCCGTTTACAGTAGTTCAAAGTTGCTGAAAGGAAGTTTCACAGTAGAGGATGAAACGTGGCGAATAACTGATTTTTTTGGAATTGGGAACGATTTGTTCGTAGATTTCTCTTTCAATATAAAAATGGGAAAAAATTCATTGGAAAAATATCTTCCTGTTGAATTTCAGATATACCGTACACATCTTTTTATGGGTAATAAAATTCAAAATCGTTATTTAGCATCAATTGACTATACAAATATTCAGGAAAAAGAAAATATTTCCAAAACTAATAAATTCGATATTGGTAACAGATATAAATTACGCTTAGATTCTGTTCCGATTATAAGTGAAAAAGATTTTTGGAATAAGAAGAGAAAAACAGCATTATACAATAAGGAACAAGCGTTGCTTGAAAAAATTGAGAAATCTCAGGAAGAAGTGGTTAAATCAAATGAAGCGTCTGATTCCGTTTCATCAAATCATAAAAGAATGCAATTAATAGCACAAAGCATTATTTCAGAGAAGAAATATCATTATAAAAAAACAGATATACATTACAGCGGATTCTTGAACCCTTGGCTTTTAAGTTATTCCACACAAGACGGATTAAACTATCGTTTCCGGCTCTCTTTTGATACACATTTAATTCGTCATAAAAGCTTGGAAGTATCTACATCTTTTGGTTATGCATTTAAATATAGAGATTTGGTTACCGATATGTCTATGGCGTTTAATTACAATACAAGCAGATTTGGCAATGTTTCGTTTTCTGCCGGAAAAGGAAATAATGCATTTAGTTCATTGTTTTTACTGGAAGTACAAGATAGTTTGAGAAATAAAGGATTAAAATTTGAAGATGTATTTTTAAATTATTACAAGGATTATTATTATCGTCTTTACAATAATATTGAAATTGTAAATGGTTTTCAGGTGAGAACGGGAGTTGATTATCATATTCGCCAGGCAAATAAAAAAACAAATTTAAATTATTTATCGCAAGGTGATGAAAATGAACTTTTGGATAAACGTTATTATTTTGTGCCTACCATTCGATTCACTTGGACGCCCGCTCAATATTACCGCCGTGAAGGATATCAAAAAATTTACGAACATTCTAATTATCCTACTTTCAAAGCGGAATATGCTCATTGTTTTAATAATGTGCTTGGAAGCAATTCTGAATACGATAGATTCGAATTTGATATAAGCCATAAAATACCTATCGGGTTATTGCAATTTCTCCAATATCACGTAGGCACCGGATTTTATGCGCGACAAAAAACAGAATATTTTACCGATTTTACTTATTTTGCCCGATACAACATTCCCGAAACATGGAAAGATGGAATAGGAGGCGTATTCAATCTTCTTCCTTATAGCGTCTATAATGCATCCACTTCTTATGCTCAGGCACATATAATGTATGAAACGCCATTTTTTATTTTTACTCTGTTGCCCAAACTTTCTCGGGGAATGTTAAGCGAGCGTGTATATTTAAGTCAGCTTTATACCCCTTACATTGTATCTTATAGTGAAATTGGTTACGGCATTGGTAACCGTTTTGTAAATGCTGCTTTTTTTGGTTCATTTCATAAATTGAATTTTCTGCAAGTGGGAGTTAAGGTGGTATTTTTACTTCCGCGGTAG